Proteins found in one Nostoc sp. NIES-3756 genomic segment:
- a CDS encoding IS5 family transposase (programmed frameshift) — protein MSYEQIKDLPAPEFKRLCGVHIATFGKMVEVLKPQLARTGKKGGQPKLSVEDHLLIALEYWREYRTYFHISKSWGIHESTVFRIVRKVENILIKSRAFRLPGKRELNQGVYEWKVLVVDVTETPVERPKKTQRRYYSGKKKLHTLKAQLVVDQASGKIICTAYGIGRIHDFRLLKNTKVRFHNSQLCLADKGYQGIAKLHAGSCIPAKKPRGANLSPADRQHNRNLAQLRIICEHINRRLKIFRILKERYRNRRKRFGLRCNLIAGLLNYELALFS, from the exons GTTTGGAAAAATGGTAGAAGTCTTAAAGCCTCAATTGGCGAGAACGGGAAAAAAAGGGGGTCAGCCAAAGTTAAGCGTGGAAGACCATTTATTAATTGCGCTTGAATATTGGCGGGAGTATAGAACTTACTTCCATATTTCTAAAAGTTGGGGTATACATGAATCCACAGTATTTCGGATAGTACGGAAGGTAGAAAATATCTTAATTAAGTCGAGAGCGTTTAGATTGCCTGGAAAACGGGAGTTAAATCAGGGAGTGTATGAGTGGAAAGTGTTAGTAGTGGATGTGACTGAAACACCAGTTGAACGCCCAAAAAAAAC ACAGCGTCGGTATTATAGCGGCAAGAAAAAACTTCACACATTGAAAGCCCAATTGGTAGTTGACCAAGCTAGTGGTAAAATCATCTGTACTGCTTATGGAATCGGTCGCATTCATGACTTCCGTTTACTGAAAAATACGAAGGTAAGATTTCATAATTCTCAGTTGTGTTTAGCCGATAAAGGCTATCAAGGAATTGCCAAACTCCACGCTGGTAGCTGTATTCCGGCTAAAAAACCGCGTGGAGCTAATTTATCCCCTGCTGATCGTCAGCACAATCGTAATTTAGCTCAACTACGTATTATTTGCGAACATATCAATCGTCGATTGAAAATTTTTCGCATCCTCAAAGAACGATATCGTAATCGCAGAAAACGCTTTGGCTTGCGATGCAACTTAATTGCTGGACTTCTTAATTATGAACTTGCTCTGTTTTCTTGA